Proteins encoded within one genomic window of Ptiloglossa arizonensis isolate GNS036 chromosome 3, iyPtiAriz1_principal, whole genome shotgun sequence:
- the LOC143144194 gene encoding uncharacterized protein LOC143144194 — protein sequence MAVPNKWENACRLCSEEKNEMLSIFGNEGVQRKVAQKLRACLPVLVYKTDPLPKQICQFCAARLDDVYEFREYCLSVYKSMHLKLLTYKNVESVQIYLDAMKNSPDPCQAQLWREKARAPPPLVPLPASLPIECPSTPTDISQEHPNACIESLLELPCEVEIKEMNNEPMLETDVNIYESPNINNVKNKLYKTDVIVEDNTSSLKEESNDSQEQVEVKREEKRTSILEQVLMGRVTLNDRKDLNSKEKLSSKWWCAPCNIYYKKKESLMKHMQLHCPRKYTCRKCTMSFELVEDLAKHEATSHLKVTVDFYRSDKDCDQCDRQFVSWEMLKQHRLRDHLGQTIEIGTNTWCSLCNRFFPSVEAYQNHTQLHEVSNYTSVKAPQSTDQQSVTILKTEEPTKEVKREHFVEATKSLTCPTCGKVCTQQSALSNHMRTHEPKRHKCDICGRSFGLFIRLAAHRMSEHSQQPTMSPVTASVEQEEALNAEREAREARDARTRARSRTYSEIMERSDIPNHEESSSKRNASLNTEAFKNVARCGICLEWFSDHTTMLTHLKTHSDNYTCKNYTCHICKKSFKEKWQLFRHETSHKRNVSVPMYVCGVCNKSFSDKSTYKIHQETHVVYKTYHCSKCNKIFFNKVSMLKHECTAGALFGKKRVSSKSLQKSGSLGTGKRYKCSKCNASFSSFQSKNSHMRVHMEGSHTTVRKHEVQAEMEEEAMPKLSPETSLEYAMPIEPKVEINEESAPPPVKRTLIRTTGGYRCGVCQSPFVLRELAVAHLRSAHPLMPYQCPYCKKRFTTQYTFTHHIKTDHLDEHEN from the exons ATGGCTGTACCCAACAAGTGGGAGAATGCATGCAGACTGTGCTCAGAGGAAAAAAACGAGATGCTGTCAATTTTTGGTAATGAGGGAGTGCAGCGTAAAGTGGCGCAAAAGTTACGCGCTTGTCTGCCTGTCTTAGTATACAAAACCGATCCACTGCCAAAGCAAATATGTCAGTTCTGCGCCGCGAGGCTGGACGACGTTTATGAGTTTAGAGAATATTGTCTGAGTGTTTATAAAAGCATGCATCTAAAGCTATTAACATATAAGAATGTCGAGTCTGTTCAAATTTATTTAGACGCAATGAAAAACTCACCTGATCCTTGTCAG GCCCAACTATGGAGGGAAAAGGCAAGAGCGCCACCGCCTTTAGTACCTTTGCCAGCCTCACTGCCAATCGAGTGTCCATCAACACCGACAGATATTAGTCAAGAACATCCAAATGCTTGTATTGAATCTTTACTTGAATTACCATGTGAAGTGGAAATCAAGGAAATGAATAATGAACCAATGTTAGAAACCGATGTTAATATTTATGAATCCCCAAATATAAACAATGTAAAAAACAAATTATATAAGACAGATGTGATAGTTGAAGATAATACAAGTTCATTAAAAGAGGAGAGTAACGATTCACAAGAACAAGTAGAGGTAAAGAGGGAAGAAAAACGGACAAGTATATTAGAACAAGTACTAATGGGTAGAGTGACATTAAATGATAGAAAAGATTTAAATTCAAAGGAAAAGCTATCTTCTAAATGGTGGTGTGCTCCTTGCAATATTTACTACAA AAAAAAGGAGAGCTTAATGAAGCACATGCAGTTACATTGTCCAAGGAAGTACACATGTAGAAAATGTACAATGAGTTTTGAACTAGTAGAAGATTTAGCTAAACATGAAGCTACTAGCCACTTGAAAGTGACAGTAGATTTTTATAGAAGCGATAAGGATTGCGATCAATGTGATAGACAATTTGTTAGTTGGGAAATGTTGAAGCAACATAGGTTACGTGATCATTTGGGTCAGACAATTGAAATTGGGACCAATACATGGTGCTCATTATGCAATAG ATTTTTCCCAAGTGTAGAAGCCTATCAAAATCATACTCAGCTACACGAAGTCAGTAATTACACATCAGTGAAAGCACCACAATCAACGGATCAACAGtcagttacaattcttaaaactgAGGAACCTACAAAGGAAGTAAAGAGAGAACATTTTGTCGAAGCTACCAAATCACTTACATGTCCTACTTGTGGGAAG GTTTGTACTCAGCAAAGTGCATTGTCAAATCATATGCGTACCCATGAACCTAAGAGACACAAATGTGATATATGTGGGCGATCTTTTGGACTTTTTATACGTTTAGCAGCCCATAGAATGAGCGAACACAGCCAGCAACCTACAATGTCGCCTGTTACAGCTAGTGTCGAACAAGAAGAAGCATTAAATGCTGAGCGAGAAGCCAGAGAAGCACGAGATGCTAGAACTCGTGCGAGAAGCAGAACATATTCAGAG ATAATGGAAAGGTCAGATATTCCCAATCACGAAGAATcatcttcgaaaagaaatgcGTCTCTAAATACTGAAGCATTTAAAAATGTAGCAAGATGTGGAATATGTTTAGAATGGTTTAGTGATCATACTACAATGTTAACACATTTGAAAACGCATTCGGACAATTACACTTGCAAGAACTATACCTGTCACATATGTAAAAAATCTTTTAAGGAAAAATGGCAATTGTTTAGACACGAG ACGTCTCATAAACGCAACGTCTCTGTGCCAATGTATGTATGTGGTGTATGTAATAAATCATTTTCCGACAAGAGTACATATAAAATACACCAGGAAACGCACGTCGTTTATAAAACATATCACTGTTCGaagtgtaataaaatatttttcaataaagtGTCAATGTTGAAGCACGAATGTACTGCGGGAGCTTTATTCGGTAAAAAGAGAGTTTCCTCGAAGTCCTTACAAAAATCTGGATCATTGGGTACTGGTAAAAGGTACAAGTGCTCCAAATGCAATGCATCTTTCAGTAGTTTTCAATCAAAGAATTCTCATATGAGAGTACATATGGAAGGTTCGCATACAACG GTACGAAAACATGAAGTTCAAGCGGAGATGGAAGAAGAAGCTATGCCAAAATTAAGCCCTGAAACATCATTGGAATATGCAATGCCTATTGAACCGAAAGTggagataaacgaagaaagtgcACCACCTCCTGTGAAACGAACCCTTATTAGGACAACTGGCGG atATAGATGCGGAGTATGCCAATCTCCATTTGTTTTACGGGAATTAGCAGTCGCACACTTGAGATCTGCACACCCTCTGATGCCGTATCAATGTCCATATTGTAAAAAACGATTTACGACTCAGTACACGTTTACGCATCATATTAAAACTGATCAccttgacgagcacgagaattgA
- the LOC143144195 gene encoding uncharacterized protein LOC143144195 isoform X2, translating into MLDINGVARIIDRRAIKNQSEYTDDSDYKDLEFYEEMPIGYVGNFDNDHLNIVQDDYYILNDFEDTVARGRRCDVCPDIRDLDLPFKIIDDSPKKERTPDTHLDWYKPERVYRYTKHRIPGYDYEELDHVFAKNPQECDDRSIWTHCVCRFTCSEPDVVDCYTPCRSGCECKEEYVFDEKTKRCMLPEECSRDVDYIDA; encoded by the exons ATGCTCGATATTAATGGCGTGGCCAGGATCATTGATCGTCGAGCAATCAAGAATCAGTCAG AATACACGGATGACTCTGATTACAAAGACTTAGAATTTTATGAAGAAATGCCAATTGGTTACGTTGGAAATTTCGATAATGATCACCTAAATATCGTTCAGGACGACTATTATATTCTAAATGATTTCGAGGACACGGTTGCACGAGGACGCAGGTGCGATGTTTGCCCTGATATACGTGATCTTGATCTTCCCTTTAAAATTATCGACGATTCTCCCAAAAAGGAAAGAACACCTGACACACATTTAGATTGGTATAAACCAGAAAGAGTGTATCGATACACAAAGCACAGAATACCTGGATATGATTACGAAGAACTTGATCATGTATTTGCAAAAAATCCTCAAGAGTGTGATGATAGATCTATCTGGACCCATTGCGTTTGTCGGTTCACTTGTTCTGAACCAGATGTAGTAGATTGTTATACACCATGCAGAAGTGGATGCGAATGTAAAGAAGAATATGTCTTTgacgaaaaaacgaaacgatgtaTGTTGCCAGAAGAATGTTCAAGAGATGTGGATTATATAGATGCATAA